The following DNA comes from bacterium.
GCTGAACGTGACCCGTGAGGGCACGCGTGGCGATGGCCTCAAGGCCCATCCCTACGGCTACGAGTTCGATCTCGCGTCGGGATCGTGCAAGGAGACCAAGTACAGCGAATCGACGGCGGAGTTCCCGCGGATCGACGACCGCCTCGTCGGCCACAAGAACCGCTACGGCTACGCCTCGACGGCGGAGCCGGCCGAGGGGCTGCTCGGGTTCTCCCGGCGAATCTCGAAGTACGACCGGACCGGGGCCGCCTCGATCCACCGCGCCGCGGTCGACGGGCAGTGGACGGGAGAGCCGGTCTTCGTCCCGCGAACCGAAACCTCGCAGGAGGACGATGGCTTCGTGCTCTTCCTGGTCCACGATGCGAACCGGGGCGAGACCGCCGTCGAGATCCTCGACGCCGGTGCCGTCGACGCAGCGCCGCTCGCGCGGCTCTGGCTCGACACCCGGATCCCGCTCTGCTTCCACGGCAACTGGGCGCAGGCGACGCGCTAGGACGGGCGTTCGCGCGGCGTCCCGGGCGCGCCCTCGGGCCGCCGCGCGAGCACGATCCAATGGCGGTAGCCGCCTCGCCCGGGGCGCCTCGTCTCGACGCTGAAACCGCGGCGACGGAGCCGCTGCTCGAAACCTTCGTCCCGCGCTTCGGCCCAGACGCCGAGCACGCCGCCAGGCACGAGGGCGTCCCAGGTCCGGTCGATCGCCCCCTGCCCGTAGAGCGGGTCCTTGCGCGGATCGGTCTTCGCATGCGGCCCCTCGAAGAGATCGAGCACGATCGCATCGTAGGGTGCGTCGCGTCCCCGACGGATGACCTCGGCCACGTCGTCGAGCACGACCTCGACCCGTGGATCGAGGACCGCCCCTTCGGTCAGCTCTGCGAGCGGACCGCGGCACCACTCCGCCACGACCGGGTGGAGCTCGGCGATCTCGACCCGACAGTCCGCGTGGACGGTGTCGAGCACCGCGCGCAGCGTGATCCCCATGCCGAGTCCGCCGACCAGCACGCGCCCGCCGCCCGAGGGCTCGGCCAGCGCGGCACACGCTGCGCGGCCGAGGACGACCTCGGACTGGTTCTCGCGGCTGTTCATCAGGACGCGGCCGCCGACCAGGATCAGGAAGTCCCGGGCGTCACGGCGACGCAGCTCGAGCACCCCGTCCGGGGTCTCGCGCTCGTCGAGGGTCACCCAGGGCTTGCTCATGCGGCGCCTGCGCCCTGCCCCGCGCCCTTCTTTCTGCGGCCCTTCGCCTCGCCCCCGGCCTTCGCGGACCGCTTGGACTCCCGCGCGCGCCGGAGCACCTCCTGCGCGTCGAGGTGATCCTCGCCCGCCCGAGCGAGGTACTCGTCGTAGCCACCACTGAAGTCCTGTACGCCCTCGGGCGTGATCTCCACGATCCGCGTGGCGAGCTCGTTCACGAACCACCGGTCATGGGACACGAAGATCACCGTCCCGTCGTAGGCCTTCACCGCGTCGACCAGCGCCTCGATCGCCTCGAGGTCGAGATGGTTGGTGGGCTCGTCGAGGATCAGGACGTTCGGGTGGGTCACCGCCTGCTTCGCGAAGAGCATCCGCGCCGCCTCGCCTCCGGAGAGGGCCTCGAGCTTCTTCTTGCTCTCCTCCCCCGAGAAGAGGACCGCTGCGAGAGCGCCCTTCACGTAGCCGATGCTCTGCTGCGGGATGAACTCGCCGAGCCAGTCGTCGAGGCGTTGCCGAGCGGAGCCGATCTGCTCCTTGTGGTCCTGGGCCACGTAGCCGGGATGGGTCTCGTATCCCCACTCGACCTTGCCCGCGTCGGGCTCGACTTCGCCCATCATGATCTTGAGGAGGGTCGACTTCCCGATCCCGTTCGGCCCGATCACCGCGACCCGCTCGCCGCGCTGGACGACGAGATCGATTCCGTCGAGGACGAGATTGTCGCCGTAGGACTTCGAGACCCCCGCGACCTCGATCACCTGCTTGCCGCTCGGCCGCTTCTGACTGAACGAGAAGGAGGGATAGCGCCGGGAGCTCTCGGGCAGCGACTCGATCTCGATCCGGTCGATCGCCTTGAGCTTGCTCTGCGCCTGCCGTGCCTTCGAAGCCTTGGCGCGGAACCGCTCGACGAACGCCTTGTGATCCGCGATCTCGGCCTCGCGCTTCTCGATCTCGGCCTCGCGCCGATCGCGCTCCGACTTCTTCGACCGGACGAAGTTCGCGTAGTTTCCCGGATAGGCCTTGACCGTCTGGTAGTCGACGTCGACGATCGTCGTCGCGACGTTGTCGAGGAAGCGGTGATCGTGGGAGATCAGGATCGCCACGCCGGGGTAGCTCTCGAGGAACTGCTCGAGCCAGCGGATCGAGAGGATGTCGAGGTGGTTCGTCGGCTCGTCGAGCAGGAGCGCGTCGGGCTCGGCTGCGAGGACCTGCGCCAGGAGCACCCGCAGCTTGAAGCCGCCCGAGAGGGTCGAGAGGGACTCGGTGTGCACGGCGGTCGGGATTCCCAGGCCCTCGAGGATCTCACCGGCGCGCGCTTCGAGGCCGTAGCCGTCGTGCTGGACGATCACATCCTCGAGCTCCGCGTAGCGGTCGCCGTCGAAGTGGTCCTCGGCGTTCGCGAGGATCTCTTCCTTCTCGACCATCGCCTTCCAGAGCGGCGCGTTTCCCATCATCACGACGTCGACGATCCGATCCTCCTCGTACTGGAAGTGATCCTGCTCGAGGACACCGAGGACGGCCCGCTTCGGGATCGAGAGATCCCCGTCGCTCGCGGACTCCTCCCCGGTCAGGATCTTGAGCAGCGTCGACTTCCCGCAACCGTTCGCGCCGACGATCCCGTAGCGCTCGCCCCGATTGAATTGCATCGAGACGTCTTCGAAGAGGGTGCGATCCCCGTAGTGCTTGGCGAGATTCGAGATCGAGATCATGACGGCGCGGGATCCTACCCGCGGTCGTGCCCCCGGCCAACCGGCAATCTCCCCGGCCCGCCCTACCGGCCGGGCACGCGGTACCGCCCCCGACTGACCACCCCCACGATTCCACGCGTATTCCGGATGTCGTCGAGCGGGTTCGCCTCGAGCAGCACGAGATCGGCGAGCTGGCCCGATGCGATCCGACCGACGCGATCCTCGATTCCCATGAAGCGCGCCGGCGCGCGCACGGACGCCGCGAGGGCTTCGGCGGGCTCGAGTCCCGCCTCGACGAGCAGCTCGAGCTCCCGGTGGAGACTCTCGCCCGGGATCGCCAGGCGGATCGGCGTGTCCGTCCCCGCGCCGATCGGAACGCCGGCGGCGTCCATCCGGCCGACGAGGGAGAGGCTCCAGTCGGCGAAGCGCTGATCGCGCTCGCCCTCCTCGGCGAGCTCGCGCACCTTGGCGTCCCAGCGCACGCGGACGTCCTCCGGCAGGGCTTGCGCGGCGCGCGCCCAGACCGGATTCCGATCCGGACGCGCGCGATTGAACGCGTTCAGACGAAGCGTCGGGACCTGCATCGTCCCCCGGAGCGCGACCAGGACCTCGTCGCAGCGATCGGCGTCGTGATCGGCGATCGCCGCGAAGCGCTGGGCGTCGTGGAGCGACTTGCGGAGCGGATGGCCCCGAGGCGAGGTCCACGCGTCGAGCGCCCGCACCCGCTCGGCGTGGAGCGCGCGCCAGTCGCGCGCGCAGGCGAGCTCGACGTTGCGGAGGTGCTCCATCGAGTCGACCCGCGGTCCCGCGACGTCGGCGGTCAGGCTGAGAGGGACGTGGGAGGCGATCGGCAGCCCGTGCTCCCGCGCAGCGGTCACGAGCGCGTCGAAGGCATCGGGCGAGACGAGCTCGTAGATCTTGATCAGATCCGCTCCGCCCTCCGCCAGGAGGGCCACCTGTCGCGCCGCCGCCTCGGCATCCGGGATCGAGGTCCCGAGCGCCGGCTGGGACGGACTCGCGCCGTCATAGACGACGAGCCGACCGTCGAGCAGGGGCCCGGACAGGAAGATGCGCGGCGACGCCGCGTCCGAGGCGCGCAGCCCCTCGCGCATCGCGACCAGCGTCTCGAAGTGGCCGCCGGTGTCGCGGACGCTCGTGATCCCCCAGTCGAGAAAGAGGCCGGACATCGCGTCGGTCAGCGCCTCGTCGTAGAGGAAATGGACGTGGGCGTCCCAGAGCCCGGGGATCAGGAACCGGTCCCGGCCGTCGACCGTGCGCTCCGCCGGCGGCCCCTTTCCCGACGGCCCGACCCAGACGATCCGGTCCCCGGCGACGACCACGCGGTGGTCGGGGCGCTCGAAGATGAGGACGTCGCCCTCCGCCGTGTCGTCGATCTCGACCTCGATCACGGTCACGTCCTCGATCGCGAGGGCGGCGAC
Coding sequences within:
- a CDS encoding amidohydrolase family protein; this encodes MAQWIRWGSALLALGLVLSSCAESRRRTPIVAALAIEDVTVIEVEIDDTAEGDVLIFERPDHRVVVAGDRIVWVGPSGKGPPAERTVDGRDRFLIPGLWDAHVHFLYDEALTDAMSGLFLDWGITSVRDTGGHFETLVAMREGLRASDAASPRIFLSGPLLDGRLVVYDGASPSQPALGTSIPDAEAAARQVALLAEGGADLIKIYELVSPDAFDALVTAAREHGLPIASHVPLSLTADVAGPRVDSMEHLRNVELACARDWRALHAERVRALDAWTSPRGHPLRKSLHDAQRFAAIADHDADRCDEVLVALRGTMQVPTLRLNAFNRARPDRNPVWARAAQALPEDVRVRWDAKVRELAEEGERDQRFADWSLSLVGRMDAAGVPIGAGTDTPIRLAIPGESLHRELELLVEAGLEPAEALAASVRAPARFMGIEDRVGRIASGQLADLVLLEANPLDDIRNTRGIVGVVSRGRYRVPGR
- a CDS encoding spermidine synthase; its protein translation is MSKPWVTLDERETPDGVLELRRRDARDFLILVGGRVLMNSRENQSEVVLGRAACAALAEPSGGGRVLVGGLGMGITLRAVLDTVHADCRVEIAELHPVVAEWCRGPLAELTEGAVLDPRVEVVLDDVAEVIRRGRDAPYDAIVLDLFEGPHAKTDPRKDPLYGQGAIDRTWDALVPGGVLGVWAEARDEGFEQRLRRRGFSVETRRPGRGGYRHWIVLARRPEGAPGTPRERPS
- a CDS encoding ATP-binding cassette domain-containing protein, producing the protein MISISNLAKHYGDRTLFEDVSMQFNRGERYGIVGANGCGKSTLLKILTGEESASDGDLSIPKRAVLGVLEQDHFQYEEDRIVDVVMMGNAPLWKAMVEKEEILANAEDHFDGDRYAELEDVIVQHDGYGLEARAGEILEGLGIPTAVHTESLSTLSGGFKLRVLLAQVLAAEPDALLLDEPTNHLDILSIRWLEQFLESYPGVAILISHDHRFLDNVATTIVDVDYQTVKAYPGNYANFVRSKKSERDRREAEIEKREAEIADHKAFVERFRAKASKARQAQSKLKAIDRIEIESLPESSRRYPSFSFSQKRPSGKQVIEVAGVSKSYGDNLVLDGIDLVVQRGERVAVIGPNGIGKSTLLKIMMGEVEPDAGKVEWGYETHPGYVAQDHKEQIGSARQRLDDWLGEFIPQQSIGYVKGALAAVLFSGEESKKKLEALSGGEAARMLFAKQAVTHPNVLILDEPTNHLDLEAIEALVDAVKAYDGTVIFVSHDRWFVNELATRIVEITPEGVQDFSGGYDEYLARAGEDHLDAQEVLRRARESKRSAKAGGEAKGRRKKGAGQGAGAA